From Chryseobacterium sp. H1D6B, a single genomic window includes:
- a CDS encoding DUF4394 domain-containing protein, which yields MKKLLPIYLALFVAAILFSCNNSDDFNNPETPAAGPDLIVYGITGTNELVSFNAKSPASFSSKTAVTGIVSGEKLLSIDFRPATGELYALSNASKLYIINTSTSAARLVSSTAFSPAISGTIASIDFNPTVDRIRLVSNNGQNLRLHPETGAVAATDMNINGAGTPSITGIAYTNSKAGASSTTLFDIDMSSGKLFKQDPPNNGTVVEVGSLGISFTGQTAFDIKYDNSVALLATQSGTNGNLHLLDLNNGKATAIGSLQQPVLDLAIPTEAVAYAIDNSNNLQIFNPNSPAPVSKTVAGLQTGENILGIDFRPANGQLYALGSTSRLYTINLGTGAATAVGTSPFTTLLAGTDFGFDFNPTVDRIRVVSNTGQNLRLNPNDGTLAAIDGILNPGMPSISAAAYTNNFAGASTTTLFVIDHNTDKLYQQNPPNNGTLVETGSLGINITNANGFDIGSVSQKAYLMASVSGSTKIYTVNTTNGAATSLADFPNAVKAFAVGLGF from the coding sequence ATGAAAAAACTATTACCTATTTATTTGGCACTTTTTGTAGCTGCAATACTCTTTTCATGCAACAATTCTGATGACTTCAACAATCCTGAAACCCCAGCTGCCGGACCGGACCTTATTGTATACGGCATAACAGGAACTAACGAGCTGGTTTCTTTTAATGCTAAAAGTCCTGCTTCATTTTCATCTAAAACAGCTGTTACAGGCATCGTATCGGGCGAAAAACTATTGAGTATAGATTTTAGACCGGCGACTGGCGAGCTGTATGCTTTATCCAACGCAAGTAAGCTGTACATCATTAACACCTCAACGTCTGCAGCAAGGCTGGTAAGTTCTACAGCTTTCTCCCCTGCTATTTCAGGAACTATTGCCTCAATTGATTTTAATCCTACTGTTGACCGTATCCGCTTGGTCAGCAATAATGGACAAAATCTTCGTTTACATCCTGAAACCGGCGCAGTTGCAGCGACGGATATGAATATCAACGGTGCAGGAACCCCATCTATAACAGGAATTGCTTACACAAACAGTAAAGCCGGTGCCTCTTCCACTACTCTATTTGATATTGATATGAGCTCAGGTAAATTGTTTAAACAAGATCCGCCAAACAATGGAACGGTGGTAGAAGTGGGCAGTTTAGGGATATCTTTTACGGGACAAACTGCATTTGATATTAAATATGACAACAGTGTTGCCTTATTGGCCACTCAATCAGGAACAAACGGAAATCTGCATTTATTAGATTTAAATAATGGAAAAGCGACTGCTATCGGATCTCTTCAGCAGCCTGTTTTAGATCTGGCAATTCCTACTGAAGCAGTAGCGTACGCAATTGACAATTCTAATAATTTACAAATTTTTAATCCAAACAGCCCGGCTCCTGTATCAAAAACAGTAGCTGGTTTACAAACTGGTGAAAATATTCTTGGAATTGATTTCCGGCCGGCAAACGGCCAGCTTTATGCTCTAGGAAGCACCAGCAGACTTTATACTATTAATCTTGGAACCGGTGCTGCAACTGCAGTAGGTACATCTCCTTTTACAACACTTCTTGCTGGAACTGATTTCGGGTTTGATTTTAATCCTACAGTTGACAGGATAAGAGTAGTAAGCAATACCGGACAAAATTTACGGTTAAATCCTAATGACGGAACTCTGGCTGCGATTGACGGAATTCTTAACCCAGGAATGCCATCCATAAGTGCAGCAGCCTATACAAATAATTTTGCAGGTGCATCAACAACAACTCTGTTTGTTATTGATCATAATACTGACAAACTTTATCAGCAGAACCCTCCAAATAACGGAACTTTGGTAGAGACAGGCTCTTTAGGAATTAATATTACCAATGCCAATGGTTTTGATATTGGAAGTGTAAGCCAAAAAGCTTATTTAATGGCCAGTGTAAGCGGCTCTACAAAAATATATACTGTGAATACTACAAACGGAGCCGCAACATCACTTGCTGATTTTCCGAATGCTGTAAAGGCATTTGCTGTAGGCCTGGGATTCTAA
- a CDS encoding CusA/CzcA family heavy metal efflux RND transporter, translating into MNKFIKNIIAFSLKNKAFTFIWVAILAVAGFISFKNMPIEAFPDVTNTQIVIITQWNGRSAEEVERFVTTPIELAMSPVQKKTSVRSTTMFGLSIVKILFDDGVDDTFARNQVNNQLRTVSLPDEVDPEVQPPYGPTGEIFRYTLESKTKDSRELLTLQTWVVDRALRGVPGVADINVFGGQDKVFELSIDPRALDKYNLTPLQVYDAVTKSNLNVGGDVIEKNGQAYVVRGIGLVKSVADIGNITIQNDNGNPVLVKNVADVHESSMPRVGQAGLNNHEDTVEGIVVMRKGENPREVLVGVKAKIKELNDKILPKDVKMVTFYDRDTLMDFTTHTVMHNLIEGIVLVTVIVLIFMADWRTTLIVSIIIPLSLLFAFLCLKLAGMSANLLSLGAVDFGIIIDGAVVMVEGIFVMLDHKAKKYGPEKFNKLAKGGWIKQTGTGLGKAIFFSKLIIITSLIPIFSFQKVEGKMFSPLAFTLGFALTGALIFTLTLVPVLTHILLNKNVREKNNPFVNFWDRIVLKGFNYTFKHKRLSLIVAISFLAVTLFSGKFLGTEFLPQLNEGSLWITAEMPMSSSLKESLKTADILKKDIMSVPEVTDVLAQTGRSNDGTDPNGFGFVQFAVNLKPKDEWKRNISYDQLIEDIDKKLRTYQGITFNYSQPISDNVAEAVAGFKAENGIKIYGDNLQTLDRLAEEVLKSIKDVDGVKDPGIIKNIGQPEVSVVLDRDKMAAYGVMPADAQAVLEMAFGGKTASEMFDGERKFPIRLRYSQEYRKDENDIAALMVPTQDGSKIPLKEISNIVKDNGAAFIYRDDIKRYIGVKFSIRDRDLGSTIADAQKKVSKIELPDGYSVGWTGQFENQQRASHRLAQVVPVSILMIFFLLFILFGNMKDSLLVLANVPFALIGGIIALHVTRMNFGISAGVGMIALLGICIQNGVILISEFHQNVKNGLKLDDAILNGVKSRTRPVIMTALMASIGLMPAALSTGIGSESQKPLAIVIIGGLITATVLTLLIFPIIFWIFNRTKKSEQI; encoded by the coding sequence ATGAATAAATTTATTAAAAATATAATTGCTTTTTCACTTAAAAATAAAGCATTTACCTTTATCTGGGTCGCAATTTTGGCGGTTGCAGGATTTATAAGTTTCAAAAATATGCCTATTGAAGCTTTTCCTGACGTTACCAACACCCAGATTGTAATCATTACCCAATGGAACGGGCGGAGTGCGGAAGAAGTAGAACGTTTTGTCACAACGCCCATAGAGTTGGCCATGAGTCCGGTTCAGAAGAAAACAAGTGTGAGAAGTACCACCATGTTTGGTCTTTCTATTGTTAAAATTCTTTTTGACGACGGGGTGGATGATACTTTTGCCAGAAATCAGGTCAATAACCAATTAAGAACAGTAAGCCTTCCTGATGAGGTAGATCCCGAAGTACAGCCACCCTACGGGCCGACCGGCGAAATTTTCCGATACACTTTAGAAAGTAAAACAAAAGACTCTAGAGAATTATTAACCCTGCAGACCTGGGTAGTAGACAGAGCTTTAAGAGGAGTTCCCGGTGTTGCGGATATCAATGTTTTCGGCGGTCAGGATAAAGTTTTTGAATTAAGCATTGATCCAAGAGCATTGGATAAATATAATTTAACGCCTCTTCAGGTATATGATGCCGTTACCAAAAGCAATTTAAATGTAGGAGGTGACGTTATTGAAAAAAATGGTCAGGCCTATGTAGTAAGAGGAATTGGTCTGGTGAAATCTGTTGCAGACATTGGAAATATTACCATTCAAAATGATAATGGAAACCCTGTTTTGGTGAAAAATGTTGCCGATGTTCATGAAAGTTCAATGCCTAGAGTAGGACAGGCCGGATTAAACAACCATGAAGACACGGTAGAAGGAATCGTGGTTATGAGGAAAGGAGAGAATCCGCGTGAAGTTCTGGTAGGAGTAAAAGCTAAAATTAAAGAACTTAATGATAAAATTCTTCCGAAGGATGTGAAAATGGTCACTTTCTATGACCGTGATACACTTATGGATTTTACAACCCATACCGTAATGCACAACCTTATTGAAGGAATTGTACTGGTAACGGTGATCGTTTTGATTTTTATGGCAGACTGGAGAACAACACTGATTGTTTCCATTATTATCCCATTATCGCTGCTGTTTGCATTCTTATGTTTGAAACTGGCGGGGATGAGTGCGAATTTACTTTCATTAGGGGCAGTCGATTTTGGTATTATCATCGATGGTGCCGTCGTCATGGTGGAGGGGATCTTCGTGATGCTCGACCACAAAGCCAAAAAATACGGCCCTGAAAAATTTAATAAATTAGCTAAAGGAGGCTGGATCAAACAGACCGGAACAGGATTAGGAAAAGCAATTTTCTTTTCGAAACTAATTATCATCACATCATTAATCCCTATTTTCTCATTCCAGAAAGTAGAAGGTAAAATGTTCTCGCCTTTAGCATTTACTCTGGGGTTTGCATTGACAGGTGCATTAATATTTACATTGACGCTGGTTCCTGTTCTTACGCATATTCTTTTAAATAAAAATGTAAGAGAAAAGAACAATCCGTTCGTTAATTTCTGGGATAGAATTGTTTTAAAAGGATTCAACTATACTTTTAAACATAAAAGACTGAGTTTAATAGTGGCCATTTCCTTCTTAGCTGTTACTTTATTCTCAGGAAAATTTTTGGGAACAGAATTCTTACCGCAGTTAAATGAAGGTTCGCTTTGGATCACTGCCGAAATGCCGATGAGTTCTTCATTAAAAGAATCTCTGAAAACTGCAGATATTTTAAAGAAAGACATTATGAGTGTTCCTGAGGTTACAGATGTTCTTGCACAGACAGGGAGGAGTAACGACGGAACAGACCCTAACGGATTCGGATTCGTGCAGTTTGCAGTAAATCTTAAACCTAAAGATGAATGGAAACGAAATATCAGCTATGACCAATTAATAGAAGATATAGACAAAAAACTGAGAACTTATCAAGGGATTACATTTAATTATTCACAGCCGATCTCAGATAACGTAGCAGAAGCTGTAGCTGGTTTCAAAGCAGAAAACGGAATTAAAATCTACGGAGATAATTTACAGACCCTGGACAGATTAGCGGAAGAGGTTTTAAAGTCGATTAAAGATGTAGACGGAGTAAAAGATCCAGGGATTATCAAGAATATAGGACAGCCGGAAGTGAGCGTGGTACTGGATAGAGATAAAATGGCAGCCTATGGTGTGATGCCGGCAGATGCTCAGGCAGTTTTAGAAATGGCATTTGGAGGAAAAACAGCTTCAGAGATGTTTGACGGAGAAAGAAAATTCCCGATCAGACTCCGTTACTCACAGGAATACAGAAAAGATGAAAATGATATTGCTGCTTTGATGGTTCCTACACAGGACGGATCAAAAATTCCATTAAAAGAGATCAGTAATATCGTTAAAGACAATGGAGCAGCCTTCATTTACCGGGATGATATTAAAAGATATATAGGGGTTAAATTCTCCATTCGTGACCGGGATTTAGGAAGTACGATCGCTGATGCGCAGAAAAAAGTTTCTAAAATCGAACTTCCGGACGGATATTCTGTCGGCTGGACAGGTCAGTTTGAAAATCAGCAGAGAGCATCCCATAGACTTGCTCAGGTAGTTCCGGTAAGCATTCTGATGATCTTCTTCCTGTTATTTATCCTTTTTGGAAATATGAAAGATTCGCTTTTGGTTCTTGCCAATGTTCCGTTTGCATTAATTGGAGGAATTATTGCCCTGCATGTAACCAGAATGAATTTCGGAATATCGGCAGGTGTAGGGATGATTGCATTGCTGGGAATCTGTATTCAGAATGGGGTGATTCTTATCTCAGAGTTTCATCAGAATGTTAAAAACGGCCTGAAGCTGGATGATGCGATCCTCAATGGTGTTAAATCTAGAACCAGACCTGTAATTATGACAGCTTTGATGGCTTCGATAGGACTTATGCCTGCTGCGCTGTCTACAGGTATCGGCTCTGAGTCTCAAAAGCCTCTGGCGATCGTGATTATTGGGGGATTAATTACGGCAACAGTCCTTACATTACTCATATTTCCTATTATTTTCTGGATTTTTAACAGAACTAAAAAATCAGAACAGATCTAA
- the rplK gene encoding 50S ribosomal protein L11 produces the protein MAKKVFKMVKLQVKGGAANPSPPVGPALGSAGVNIMEFCKQFNGRTQDKPGQVLPVVITVYEDKSFEFVIKTPPAAIQLMDAAKIKGGSGEPNRNKVGSVSWEQVKKIAEDKMVDLNCFTLDSALSMVAGTARSMGLRVTGAKPTNA, from the coding sequence ATGGCTAAGAAAGTCTTTAAAATGGTAAAGCTTCAGGTTAAAGGAGGGGCAGCAAACCCTTCTCCACCAGTAGGTCCAGCTTTGGGTTCTGCAGGTGTTAACATCATGGAGTTTTGTAAGCAATTTAACGGAAGAACTCAGGATAAGCCAGGGCAAGTTTTACCTGTAGTAATTACAGTATACGAAGACAAATCTTTTGAATTCGTTATTAAAACTCCACCTGCAGCAATTCAGTTAATGGATGCGGCTAAAATCAAGGGAGGTTCTGGAGAACCAAACAGAAACAAAGTAGGTTCTGTATCTTGGGAACAAGTAAAGAAAATCGCAGAAGATAAAATGGTTGACCTTAACTGCTTTACACTAGACTCAGCTTTGAGTATGGTTGCAGGTACAGCTAGATCTATGGGATTAAGAGTAACAGGAGCTAAACCAACTAACGCTTAA
- the tuf gene encoding elongation factor Tu, translating into MAKETFNRNKPHLNIGTIGHVDHGKTTLTAAISAVLASKGLAEKKDFSAIDSAPEEKERGITINTAHIEYETENRHYAHVDCPGHADYVKNMVTGAAQMDGAIVVCAATDGPMPQTREHILLCRQVNVPRIVVFMNKVDMVDDPELLELVEMELRDLLSTYDFDGDNSPVIQGSALGALTAATATPVNTEDKWFKSVEELMDAVDTWIEQPPRDTDKPFLMPIEDVFSITGRGTVATGRIESGIINTGDPVDIIGMGEEKLTSTITGVEMFRKILDRGEAGDNVGLLLRGIEKTDIKRGMVIAKKDSVKPHKKLKASVYILSKEEGGRHTPFHNKYRPQFYVRTTDVTGEIFLPEGVEMVMPGDNLEITVELLQPIALNVGLRFAIREGGRTVGSGQVTEILD; encoded by the coding sequence ATGGCAAAGGAAACGTTTAATCGTAACAAACCACACTTGAACATTGGTACTATTGGTCACGTTGACCATGGTAAAACTACACTTACTGCAGCAATTTCTGCTGTATTAGCAAGCAAAGGTCTTGCTGAGAAAAAAGATTTCTCTGCTATTGACTCTGCTCCAGAAGAAAAAGAAAGAGGTATTACTATCAATACGGCTCACATCGAGTACGAAACTGAAAATAGACATTACGCTCACGTTGACTGTCCAGGTCACGCGGATTACGTAAAGAACATGGTAACTGGTGCTGCTCAGATGGACGGTGCAATCGTAGTATGTGCTGCTACTGACGGGCCAATGCCTCAAACTAGAGAACACATCTTGCTTTGCCGTCAGGTAAACGTACCTAGAATTGTTGTTTTCATGAACAAAGTTGACATGGTGGATGATCCAGAATTGTTAGAACTTGTTGAAATGGAACTTAGAGACTTATTGTCTACTTACGATTTTGACGGAGATAACTCTCCAGTAATTCAAGGTTCTGCACTAGGAGCACTTACTGCAGCTACTGCAACTCCTGTTAACACAGAAGATAAGTGGTTTAAAAGTGTTGAAGAATTAATGGATGCTGTTGATACTTGGATCGAGCAACCACCAAGAGATACAGATAAGCCATTCTTGATGCCAATCGAAGACGTATTCTCTATTACAGGTAGAGGTACTGTTGCAACTGGTAGAATCGAGTCTGGTATTATCAACACAGGTGATCCTGTTGATATCATCGGTATGGGTGAAGAAAAATTAACTTCTACAATTACAGGAGTTGAGATGTTCAGAAAAATCCTAGACAGAGGTGAAGCTGGTGATAACGTAGGTCTATTGTTGAGAGGTATTGAAAAAACTGACATCAAGAGAGGTATGGTAATCGCTAAGAAAGATTCTGTTAAACCACACAAAAAATTAAAGGCTTCTGTTTATATTCTTTCTAAAGAAGAAGGTGGACGTCACACTCCATTCCACAACAAGTACCGTCCTCAGTTCTACGTAAGAACTACTGACGTTACAGGTGAGATCTTCTTACCAGAAGGTGTAGAAATGGTAATGCCTGGTGATAACTTAGAAATTACTGTAGAATTATTACAGCCAATCGCTCTTAACGTAGGTCTTAGATTTGCAATCAGAGAAGGAGGTAGAACAGTAGGTTCAGGTCAGGTTACTGAAATCTTAGACTAA
- the secE gene encoding preprotein translocase subunit SecE has translation MSSLIDFLKGSYNEFRHKVEWPKWADLQSSTIVVTIATVILALFTFGVDELFSKAVSNIIGMLINLFN, from the coding sequence ATGAGTTCATTAATTGATTTTTTAAAAGGTTCTTATAACGAATTCAGACATAAAGTTGAATGGCCGAAGTGGGCTGATCTGCAGTCTTCTACTATCGTAGTAACTATTGCAACAGTTATTTTGGCACTGTTTACTTTTGGCGTTGACGAATTGTTTTCTAAAGCAGTAAGCAACATCATAGGAATGCTAATCAACTTGTTCAACTAA
- the rplA gene encoding 50S ribosomal protein L1 gives MAKLTKKQKEALSKVEKGRVYSLEEGSSLVKEVNTAKFDASVDIAVRLGVDPRKANQMVRGVVSLPHGTGKDVKVLALVTPDKEAEAKEAGADYVGLDEYLQKIKDGWTDVDVIVTMPAVMGKLGPLGRVLGPRGLMPNPKSGTVTMEIGKAVTEVKSGKIDFKVDKYGIIHAGIGKVSFDADKLRENAHELIQTLVKMKPTAAKGTYVKSIYLSSTMSPGIAIDTKSVN, from the coding sequence ATGGCAAAATTAACTAAAAAGCAAAAAGAAGCTTTAAGCAAAGTAGAAAAAGGTAGAGTGTATAGCCTTGAAGAAGGTTCATCTCTTGTAAAAGAAGTAAACACTGCAAAGTTTGATGCTTCTGTAGATATCGCTGTAAGATTGGGTGTAGATCCAAGAAAAGCGAACCAAATGGTAAGAGGTGTTGTATCTCTTCCTCACGGAACTGGTAAAGATGTAAAAGTGTTAGCTCTTGTAACTCCAGATAAGGAAGCAGAAGCTAAAGAAGCTGGAGCAGATTACGTAGGTTTAGACGAATATTTACAAAAAATAAAAGACGGTTGGACAGATGTTGACGTTATCGTTACTATGCCTGCTGTTATGGGTAAATTAGGACCTTTAGGTAGAGTATTAGGACCAAGAGGATTAATGCCTAACCCAAAATCAGGAACTGTAACTATGGAAATAGGAAAAGCGGTTACTGAAGTAAAATCAGGTAAGATTGATTTTAAAGTAGACAAATACGGTATTATTCACGCTGGTATTGGTAAAGTATCTTTTGATGCTGATAAATTGAGAGAAAATGCTCATGAACTAATCCAGACGTTGGTTAAAATGAAACCTACTGCTGCTAAAGGAACTTATGTGAAAAGCATTTACTTGTCTTCTACAATGAGTCCAGGGATTGCAATTGATACTAAATCTGTTAACTAA
- a CDS encoding carbohydrate porin: MKKILALSSAFSSAFSYLLAQEKPQDSLKNKLNVGFQATVISQYHPKFSAAYSGDNSLQPNSESATSLTSTLFVNYHFNKNTQIIFNPEMAGGKGVSGATGVAGFPNGEIFRVGEPTPKVYIARLALEKSFDLKNDNQLRFVIGKYCLADYFDNNPVSHDPRTQFMNWSLMDSGAWDYPANVRGYTMGLLAEYAFSNNWTVRANYALEPTTANGADLSYKMGKDFGLTFEIQKDFYKDGDLFTRVMLLGFRNQAPMAPYRLAIQDDVDLAEIRGLRNTKYGLSLNLYQKLSKNLSGFVRTSWNDGKNETWAFTEIDNSISGGVNLNGKLWHRPDDTIGIAVVTNGISKDHQNYLKAGHYGFIIGDGNLNYGRETSLEAYYNLCFMKHYNLSADYQFINNPAYNQSRGPVSFFSLRFHIQI, from the coding sequence ATGAAAAAAATATTAGCATTGAGCTCGGCTTTTTCATCAGCTTTTTCATATCTGCTGGCGCAGGAGAAGCCTCAGGATAGTTTGAAGAATAAACTGAATGTAGGATTTCAAGCGACAGTCATCAGCCAGTATCATCCTAAATTTTCTGCAGCTTATTCAGGAGATAACAGCTTACAGCCTAATTCAGAGTCTGCAACCTCTTTAACGTCAACATTATTTGTTAATTACCATTTTAATAAAAATACTCAAATTATTTTCAACCCTGAAATGGCAGGCGGAAAAGGAGTAAGCGGAGCCACAGGAGTTGCAGGATTTCCAAACGGCGAAATTTTCAGAGTTGGGGAGCCTACACCTAAAGTTTATATTGCCAGATTAGCTTTGGAAAAGAGTTTTGATCTTAAAAATGATAATCAATTGAGATTTGTTATCGGAAAATATTGCTTAGCCGATTACTTTGATAATAATCCCGTATCACATGATCCTAGAACTCAGTTTATGAATTGGTCTTTGATGGATTCGGGAGCTTGGGATTATCCGGCCAATGTTAGAGGATATACTATGGGACTGCTGGCGGAATATGCATTCAGCAATAACTGGACAGTAAGAGCAAATTATGCACTGGAACCCACCACTGCAAACGGAGCAGATTTAAGCTACAAAATGGGAAAAGATTTTGGACTGACATTTGAGATCCAGAAAGATTTTTACAAAGACGGTGATCTGTTTACAAGAGTTATGCTGCTGGGCTTTAGAAACCAGGCTCCGATGGCTCCTTACAGGTTAGCGATACAGGATGATGTAGATCTGGCAGAAATAAGAGGGTTGAGAAATACAAAATATGGTCTTTCACTCAACCTTTATCAAAAGCTGTCAAAAAATCTTTCAGGCTTTGTAAGAACCTCTTGGAATGACGGTAAAAATGAAACCTGGGCTTTTACTGAGATTGATAATAGTATAAGCGGAGGAGTTAATTTAAATGGTAAACTTTGGCATAGACCGGACGATACTATTGGAATTGCTGTCGTTACCAACGGGATCTCAAAAGACCATCAAAATTATCTTAAAGCTGGACACTATGGATTTATCATAGGAGATGGAAATCTTAATTATGGAAGAGAGACTTCTTTGGAAGCTTATTATAATTTGTGTTTTATGAAACATTATAATCTTTCAGCAGACTATCAATTTATAAATAATCCAGCATATAATCAATCAAGAGGACCTGTTAGTTTTTTTAGTCTTCGTTTTCACATTCAGATTTAG
- the nusG gene encoding transcription termination/antitermination protein NusG, translated as MSELKWYVLKAISGQENKVKNYIETEIKRLGFEQYVTQVVIPMEKVIQLRNGKKVPKERPYYPGYLMIEAELMGEIPHAIKNIPGVISFLSLTKGGDPVPMRKSEVNRMLGRMDELSEFASDVEIPFIVGENVKVIDGPFNGFNGTVEKILEDKKKIEVSVLIFGRKTPMELSYMQVEKV; from the coding sequence ATGAGCGAATTGAAATGGTATGTGCTGAAAGCAATCAGCGGACAGGAAAATAAAGTGAAAAACTATATTGAGACAGAAATCAAACGTTTAGGGTTTGAGCAGTACGTTACTCAAGTGGTTATTCCTATGGAAAAGGTTATTCAGCTAAGAAACGGTAAAAAAGTTCCTAAAGAAAGACCTTACTATCCTGGTTACTTAATGATAGAAGCAGAATTGATGGGTGAGATTCCTCATGCTATTAAGAACATTCCTGGAGTTATATCTTTTTTAAGTTTAACAAAAGGAGGTGATCCTGTTCCGATGAGAAAATCTGAAGTGAACAGAATGCTGGGAAGAATGGATGAGCTTTCAGAATTTGCTTCAGATGTTGAAATTCCATTTATTGTAGGTGAAAACGTTAAAGTAATTGACGGACCTTTCAATGGTTTCAATGGTACTGTAGAAAAAATTCTTGAAGATAAAAAGAAAATTGAGGTTTCCGTACTTATCTTCGGTAGAAAGACTCCAATGGAACTTAGCTACATGCAAGTAGAAAAAGTATAA